A genomic region of Nostoc sp. UHCC 0702 contains the following coding sequences:
- a CDS encoding HAMP domain-containing histidine kinase, whose product MNWSNWIYLAAGLVIGMSFRSLWARSSNAASSSSSIPPAEQHNVPQLLQQIKQTELAYQMAQEMGQFKAGFLARTTHELRSPLNSLIGLHQLILSDLCDDPAEEREFIAQAHEKTLKLLHLIDEILSIARTEHGTNKLDIQPQSLSEILQEVNHLTYMVAANRNFTLRVLPPDPGIYVLADHRWLRQVLVSLVDTAIAHMEEGSIQISSSLSPTNKTVYIFLDVPDHALPNNESIDLIKSENILTENVNQKAALSAGMKLLLNQTLLEVMGGKLEIVPTTNEQTQNYTRLQVSIPLASVEAESPQLQENSI is encoded by the coding sequence ATGAATTGGAGCAACTGGATATATCTAGCAGCCGGATTGGTAATCGGGATGAGTTTTCGTTCATTATGGGCGCGGTCATCAAATGCCGCTTCTAGCTCATCCTCAATCCCACCAGCAGAGCAACACAATGTGCCACAACTTCTACAACAGATTAAGCAAACGGAACTCGCGTACCAAATGGCACAGGAAATGGGTCAGTTTAAAGCGGGTTTTTTAGCGCGGACTACCCATGAATTGCGATCGCCCCTCAATAGTTTGATTGGATTGCATCAATTAATTTTGTCGGATCTATGTGATGATCCAGCAGAAGAGCGAGAATTTATTGCCCAAGCTCACGAGAAGACGCTGAAACTGCTACATCTGATTGATGAAATTCTCAGTATCGCTAGAACAGAACACGGTACAAATAAATTAGATATTCAGCCCCAATCCTTAAGTGAGATTTTGCAGGAAGTTAATCATTTAACTTACATGGTAGCGGCAAATCGTAATTTTACTTTGCGGGTTTTACCTCCCGATCCAGGAATTTATGTTTTGGCAGATCACCGTTGGCTACGACAAGTATTAGTCAGTTTAGTAGACACTGCCATTGCTCACATGGAGGAAGGCAGTATCCAGATTTCCAGTAGCCTTTCACCTACAAATAAGACTGTTTACATCTTCTTGGATGTGCCAGATCACGCTTTACCAAATAATGAGTCAATTGACTTGATCAAATCTGAAAATATATTGACTGAGAATGTTAACCAAAAAGCTGCTCTTTCAGCAGGAATGAAGCTATTACTAAATCAAACTCTGCTGGAAGTTATGGGAGGAAAGCTAGAAATCGTCCCAACTACTAATGAACAGACTCAAAACTATACTAGACTGCAAGTGTCTATCCCCCTAGCGTCTGTTGAAGCTGAATCTCCGCAGTTGCAAGAGAATTCAATCTAG
- a CDS encoding alpha-ketoacid dehydrogenase subunit beta — protein sequence MAETLFFNALREAIDEEMARDSSVFVLGEDVGHYGGSYKVTKDLYQKYGELRVLDTPIAENSFTGLAVGAAMTGLRPIIEGMNMGFLLLAFNQISNNAGMLRYTSGGNFKIPMVIRGPGGVGRQLGAEHSQRLEAYFQAVPGLKIVACSTPYNAKGLLKSAIRDDNPVLFFEHVLLYNLKEDLPNEEYLLPLNKAEVVRGGKDVTILTYSRMRHHVLQAVKTLEKQGYDPEVIDLISLKPLDFDTIGASIRKTHRVIIVEEGMRTGGIGAELIASINDRLFDELDAPVLRLSSQDIPTPYNGNLERLTIVQPEQIVEAVEKMVALRV from the coding sequence ATGGCAGAAACACTATTCTTCAACGCTCTGCGAGAAGCCATTGATGAAGAAATGGCTCGTGATTCCAGCGTATTTGTTCTTGGTGAAGACGTAGGCCACTACGGCGGTTCCTACAAAGTTACCAAAGACTTGTACCAAAAATATGGCGAATTGCGAGTTTTAGACACGCCTATCGCTGAAAATAGCTTTACAGGCCTAGCTGTGGGCGCAGCCATGACAGGGTTGCGACCGATAATTGAAGGCATGAACATGGGCTTTCTGCTGTTGGCCTTCAACCAAATATCTAACAATGCTGGGATGCTGCGCTACACTTCCGGTGGTAACTTTAAAATTCCGATGGTGATTCGCGGCCCTGGAGGAGTAGGAAGACAATTAGGAGCAGAACATTCCCAGCGGCTAGAAGCTTACTTCCAAGCTGTTCCTGGTTTGAAAATTGTTGCCTGCTCTACACCTTACAACGCTAAAGGACTGCTGAAATCTGCCATCCGTGATGATAACCCCGTGTTGTTCTTTGAACATGTTCTGCTTTACAACTTAAAAGAAGATTTACCAAACGAAGAATACCTCTTGCCCTTGAATAAAGCAGAAGTTGTGCGTGGTGGCAAAGATGTCACAATTCTTACCTACTCACGGATGCGGCATCATGTATTGCAAGCCGTGAAAACTTTAGAAAAACAAGGTTATGATCCAGAAGTAATTGACTTAATATCACTCAAACCATTAGATTTTGATACCATCGGTGCATCCATACGCAAAACCCATCGAGTGATTATCGTCGAAGAAGGCATGAGAACCGGGGGTATTGGTGCAGAATTAATTGCCTCTATTAATGACCGTTTGTTTGATGAATTAGATGCGCCAGTGCTGCGGCTTTCTTCGCAAGATATTCCTACACCTTACAACGGCAATCTAGAGCGACTGACGATTGTCCAACCAGAGCAAATAGTCGAAGCTGTAGAAAAAATGGTAGCTCTACGAGTCTAA
- a CDS encoding CHAT domain-containing protein: protein MKRSAKSQRVCWRFLPKLTRYSLTFLLSAVMLADTVGATPRNRGLQIAQQPETTQQNATRAAAERLSEEGLKLYEQGTAESLRQAIGKLQEALKYYNQALPISRAVKDREREATTLTNIGSVYSSLGDKQEALKYYNQALPISRAVGDRRVEAATLNNIGSVYSSLGDKQEELKYYNQSLPILRAVGDRGGEATTLKNIGLAHESLGEKQEALKYFNQALPITRATVDRQGEAYTLFYIAFLERSQGNLQQAQTHIQAAIEIIEDLRTKIANKELRASYFASVQDYYKFYTDLLMQLHKKDPSKGYDALALEVSDRSRARVLIELLTEAKIDIKKGIDPTLLAEERRLQLQINAKEKLLSELSSKKESPEQVLTNTKQQIEDILKQQRELQIQIRANNPEYADLIYPQPLTLKQIQQQLDKDTLLLQYSLGEEHSYLWAVTPDSLYSYELPRSEQIDKAAKNLYNNYLRNPGMQGVSPEDTGKAANELSQLILKPVAEKLGQKRLVIVGDEALQYIPFAALTDLTPQPPSLIGKGEQDQLPSPGRRGVGGEVNYQPLIVNHEIISLPSASTIAILRKQIKGRTKAPKTLAILADPVFSANDPRVTGKSSNIADNNIDLELQESALKRSTRNINRGEIERLEHTQQEAQEILKLVSPSENIQAFGFDANYNWATNAQLSQYKMLHFATHGFLDSTDPELSGIVLSLIDKQGKSQRGFLRLTDIFNLNFPAELVVLSACETGLGKDVKGEGLVGLTRGLMYAGAARVVVSLWSVDDQATSLLMSEFYSQMLQQGKTPAAALRAAQLKMWQQENWRNPYSWSAFTLLGEWK, encoded by the coding sequence ATGAAGAGGAGTGCAAAGTCTCAACGAGTTTGTTGGCGGTTTCTACCAAAATTGACCCGCTACAGTTTAACTTTCTTGCTGAGTGCGGTAATGCTTGCTGATACTGTGGGGGCGACACCGAGAAACCGAGGGTTGCAGATAGCACAGCAGCCAGAAACCACTCAACAAAATGCCACTCGCGCTGCTGCGGAACGGCTTTCTGAAGAAGGTTTAAAACTTTATGAACAAGGGACAGCAGAATCACTGCGACAGGCGATTGGAAAATTGCAAGAAGCGCTCAAATACTACAATCAAGCTTTACCCATAAGCCGTGCAGTCAAGGACAGAGAAAGGGAAGCCACCACGCTTACTAATATTGGCAGTGTTTACTCTTCATTAGGAGACAAGCAAGAAGCGCTCAAATACTACAATCAAGCTTTACCCATAAGCCGTGCAGTGGGAGACAGGAGAGTGGAAGCCGCCACCCTCAACAATATTGGCAGTGTTTACTCTTCATTAGGAGACAAGCAAGAAGAGCTCAAATACTACAACCAATCTCTACCCATACTTCGTGCAGTGGGGGACAGAGGAGGGGAAGCCACCACCCTCAAGAATATTGGCTTAGCCCACGAATCATTAGGAGAAAAGCAAGAAGCACTCAAATACTTCAACCAAGCTTTACCCATAACCCGTGCAACCGTGGACAGGCAAGGGGAAGCCTACACCCTATTTTACATAGCCTTCCTAGAACGCAGTCAGGGTAATCTACAACAAGCCCAAACACATATTCAAGCAGCTATTGAAATCATTGAAGATTTACGCACCAAAATAGCTAACAAAGAACTACGCGCTTCTTACTTTGCCTCAGTCCAAGACTACTACAAGTTCTACACCGACCTGCTGATGCAACTGCACAAAAAAGACCCATCAAAAGGATACGATGCTTTGGCACTGGAAGTTAGCGATCGCTCCCGCGCCCGTGTTCTAATTGAACTACTAACCGAAGCTAAAATAGACATCAAAAAAGGCATTGATCCAACACTTTTAGCAGAAGAACGCCGTTTGCAATTACAAATCAATGCTAAGGAAAAATTATTATCAGAACTATCAAGTAAAAAAGAATCCCCAGAACAAGTTTTAACCAACACCAAACAACAAATCGAAGACATACTCAAACAACAGCGAGAACTTCAGATACAAATCCGCGCCAATAACCCTGAATATGCTGATTTGATATATCCCCAACCTCTGACTCTCAAACAAATTCAGCAACAACTAGATAAAGACACATTGCTATTGCAATATTCTTTAGGTGAAGAACATAGCTATCTTTGGGCTGTCACACCCGACTCTCTCTATAGCTATGAACTCCCACGAAGCGAACAAATAGACAAAGCAGCCAAGAATTTATACAACAATTATTTAAGAAATCCTGGGATGCAGGGAGTTTCCCCAGAAGACACAGGGAAAGCCGCTAACGAACTGAGTCAACTTATCCTCAAACCTGTTGCTGAGAAGTTGGGGCAAAAACGCTTAGTAATTGTTGGTGATGAAGCTTTACAATACATTCCCTTTGCAGCATTAACTGACCTAACCCCCCAGCCCCCTTCCCTGATAGGGAAGGGAGAGCAAGATCAACTCCCCTCTCCTGGGAGGAGAGGGGTTGGGGGAGAGGTCAATTATCAACCATTAATAGTCAACCATGAAATTATCAGTCTGCCTTCCGCTTCCACCATTGCTATTCTTCGCAAACAAATCAAAGGACGGACAAAAGCACCGAAAACCCTCGCCATCCTTGCAGACCCAGTGTTCAGCGCTAACGACCCGCGAGTAACTGGCAAATCTTCCAACATTGCTGATAATAATATTGACCTAGAATTACAAGAGTCTGCCCTGAAGCGGTCTACTAGAAACATCAACCGCGGTGAAATTGAAAGACTCGAACACACACAACAAGAGGCGCAGGAGATTCTCAAACTTGTCTCACCTTCGGAGAACATCCAAGCTTTTGGTTTTGATGCTAACTATAACTGGGCTACTAATGCCCAACTGAGTCAATACAAGATGTTACATTTTGCTACCCACGGCTTCCTAGACAGCACCGACCCAGAGTTATCAGGAATTGTCCTTTCGCTGATAGATAAACAAGGTAAGTCCCAAAGAGGCTTTTTGCGACTCACTGATATTTTTAACCTCAACTTCCCAGCAGAATTGGTGGTGCTGAGTGCTTGTGAAACCGGACTAGGTAAAGACGTTAAAGGAGAAGGATTAGTAGGGTTGACAAGAGGGCTAATGTATGCAGGCGCAGCCAGAGTAGTAGTGTCTTTATGGAGTGTTGATGATCAAGCCACATCGTTGTTGATGAGCGAATTTTACAGCCAAATGTTGCAGCAAGGGAAAACTCCCGCCGCCGCCCTCCGAGCCGCACAACTCAAAATGTGGCAACAAGAAAACTGGCGTAACCCCTATTCTTGGTCAGCGTTTACCTTGCTAGGTGAGTGGAAATAA
- the secD gene encoding protein translocase subunit SecD → MQRQRSLLALILVLIIAAIVTIIKIPVPLGLDLRGGSQLTIRVQTTPEIKQITERELEAVQKVVEGRINGLGVSEPVIEKVPNSDKILVQLPGVNNSEQAQRVLGGTAQLEFRTQKAGTETQLFAFQASRFELKAKQEELRKSQDTAAIQKNLEELQKNNQAIAELFESTNPPLTGKFLKDAYGEPTQGGNNWNVAIRFDQKGGELFAQLTKNLAGTGRSIGIFLDNEVISAPVVGPEFAATGITGGAAVITGRFTAQQANDLGVQLRGGALPVPVKIEEIRTVGATLGQDSITSSIYAGAGGLILVLIFMVVYYRLPGLIADIALLIYALLTWASFALLGVTLTLPGIAGFILSIGMAVDANVLIFERTREELQAGKSLYRSVESGFYRAFSSILDGNVTTVIACAALFWLGAGLVKGFALTLALGVAVSMFTAITCSRTLMFLAISIPALRKPELFSPNVPASNKAEVAK, encoded by the coding sequence ATGCAAAGACAGCGATCGCTATTAGCCTTGATTTTAGTTTTGATCATCGCCGCCATTGTGACGATCATCAAAATTCCCGTGCCTCTGGGATTGGACTTGCGCGGAGGTTCACAGCTCACAATTCGGGTGCAAACCACACCAGAAATTAAGCAAATCACCGAACGCGAATTAGAAGCTGTGCAAAAAGTTGTTGAAGGTCGGATTAACGGCCTTGGCGTTTCTGAACCAGTGATTGAAAAAGTGCCTAACAGCGACAAAATTCTCGTGCAGCTACCTGGTGTCAATAATTCAGAACAAGCACAACGAGTGTTAGGGGGTACGGCACAATTAGAATTCCGCACACAAAAAGCCGGTACTGAAACTCAACTGTTTGCTTTCCAAGCTTCTAGATTTGAACTCAAAGCCAAGCAGGAAGAGTTGAGAAAATCCCAGGACACTGCGGCAATTCAGAAAAATCTTGAAGAGTTACAAAAGAATAACCAAGCGATCGCAGAATTGTTTGAAAGCACTAACCCACCTCTAACTGGTAAATTTCTCAAAGATGCCTACGGCGAACCCACTCAAGGCGGCAATAATTGGAATGTTGCCATTCGCTTCGACCAAAAGGGTGGTGAACTGTTTGCCCAACTGACAAAAAACCTCGCTGGGACTGGACGGAGTATTGGTATATTTTTAGATAATGAAGTGATCAGCGCTCCTGTAGTTGGCCCAGAATTTGCCGCTACTGGGATTACTGGTGGTGCTGCTGTGATTACAGGTAGATTTACGGCGCAACAAGCTAATGATTTGGGTGTGCAGCTACGCGGTGGTGCATTACCTGTACCAGTAAAAATAGAAGAAATTCGCACCGTTGGCGCAACTTTGGGTCAAGACAGCATTACTAGCAGTATCTATGCTGGCGCTGGTGGTCTCATCCTAGTGTTAATATTTATGGTGGTGTACTATAGACTACCAGGACTCATTGCCGACATCGCACTCTTGATCTACGCCTTATTAACCTGGGCTAGCTTTGCCTTGTTGGGTGTCACCCTGACTTTACCAGGAATTGCCGGTTTTATCCTGAGTATTGGCATGGCGGTGGATGCAAACGTACTCATTTTTGAGCGGACGCGAGAAGAATTGCAGGCAGGCAAATCTTTATATCGTTCTGTAGAATCTGGCTTTTACCGTGCCTTTTCGAGTATCTTAGACGGCAACGTCACCACAGTTATTGCTTGTGCCGCACTATTCTGGCTGGGGGCTGGTTTAGTCAAAGGCTTTGCTTTAACTTTAGCTTTGGGCGTAGCAGTGAGTATGTTTACCGCAATTACCTGTAGTCGGACTCTCATGTTTTTGGCAATTTCAATTCCCGCACTGCGGAAACCAGAACTTTTCTCTCCAAATGTGCCAGCCTCAAATAAGGCAGAGGTGGCAAAATGA
- a CDS encoding helix-turn-helix transcriptional regulator: MDMQVLRERAGLSRAEVAFRLAISETSVRNWEAGRTEPTMTPKKYLDALRLFKCTPEELAAASEKSINQRHKRKPGRPKRFPDNPVVVTDSPVCS, encoded by the coding sequence ATGGATATGCAAGTCCTGAGAGAGCGTGCTGGGCTTAGCCGTGCGGAGGTAGCCTTCAGGCTTGCAATTAGTGAAACCAGTGTTCGCAACTGGGAAGCCGGGCGCACTGAACCCACGATGACACCAAAGAAATATTTAGACGCTTTGCGTCTATTCAAATGCACACCTGAAGAATTGGCAGCCGCTAGTGAAAAGTCAATTAATCAGCGACATAAACGCAAACCAGGAAGACCTAAACGCTTCCCGGATAATCCTGTTGTGGTGACTGATTCTCCAGTTTGCAGCTAA
- a CDS encoding GNAT family N-acetyltransferase: protein MNYSQIQFCDRQSQIDLYQLQELLNISAFWAKGRSVEDLGIAIANSDPVISVWDQDKLIGFARATSDGIYRATIWDVVIHPDYRGTGLGSKLVEIVLSHPRMKMVERVYLMTSHQQGFYEKIGFQPNTSTTMVLCNQSRLNSLATAEIQLQQTLGG, encoded by the coding sequence ATGAACTATTCTCAAATTCAATTTTGCGATCGCCAGTCTCAAATAGACCTTTACCAACTCCAAGAATTATTAAACATTTCAGCTTTCTGGGCAAAAGGGCGTAGTGTAGAGGATTTAGGTATCGCTATTGCTAATAGTGACCCAGTAATTTCTGTCTGGGATCAAGATAAACTGATTGGCTTTGCCAGAGCCACTTCTGACGGTATCTATCGTGCCACAATTTGGGATGTTGTGATTCACCCAGATTACCGTGGTACTGGGCTAGGAAGCAAATTAGTGGAAATCGTCTTGAGTCACCCGCGCATGAAGATGGTTGAGCGTGTGTATCTAATGACGAGTCATCAACAGGGATTTTACGAAAAGATTGGTTTTCAACCCAATACTAGTACCACTATGGTATTGTGCAACCAATCTAGATTGAATTCTCTTGCAACTGCGGAGATTCAGCTTCAACAGACGCTAGGGGGATAG
- the secF gene encoding protein translocase subunit SecF, translated as MKLSINKSRSLWWTLSVAIMLAGIISMVISWQNPNIKAPLRPSLDFVGGTRLQFERDCTKPGNCDKPIDINVVREVAKAQGIGDSGIQIVADRETKAENGILIRTKDLNIDQQTQLKNALSEKIGAFDERKNQVDIVGATLGRELFTSGVIALIISFLGIIVYLTFRFQLDYAIFAIVALFHDVLITAGIFSILGLVLGTEVDSLFIVALLTITGFSVNDTVVIYDRIRETLQTNPNRPINDIVDDAVNQTLARSINTTLTTLLTLLAIFLFGGETLKNFALALIIGFTAGAYSSIFIASTLLSLWRERTGKSVVVGSTETIDTSASSQDG; from the coding sequence ATGAAACTGAGTATTAACAAATCGCGATCGCTGTGGTGGACTCTTTCAGTTGCCATCATGCTCGCTGGTATCATCTCAATGGTGATTTCTTGGCAAAATCCCAACATCAAAGCACCTCTACGTCCCAGTTTGGATTTTGTCGGTGGTACCAGATTACAGTTTGAACGGGATTGTACTAAACCCGGTAACTGCGACAAGCCGATAGATATTAATGTCGTCCGAGAAGTAGCTAAAGCACAGGGGATAGGCGATAGCGGCATTCAAATTGTCGCAGACAGAGAGACAAAAGCAGAAAATGGCATCTTAATCCGTACAAAAGACTTAAATATCGATCAGCAAACCCAGTTAAAAAATGCTTTAAGCGAAAAAATTGGTGCTTTCGACGAGCGAAAAAATCAGGTTGATATTGTTGGGGCGACTCTGGGACGAGAGTTGTTTACCTCTGGTGTGATTGCGCTGATTATTTCTTTTTTAGGTATCATTGTTTACTTGACATTCCGCTTTCAGTTGGATTATGCGATATTTGCGATCGTGGCTTTATTTCACGATGTGCTAATTACAGCAGGGATTTTTTCGATTTTGGGTTTGGTACTGGGTACTGAAGTAGATAGCCTGTTTATCGTAGCCCTACTGACAATTACAGGCTTTTCGGTCAATGATACAGTAGTAATTTACGATCGCATCCGGGAAACACTGCAAACAAATCCTAACCGTCCGATTAACGATATTGTTGATGATGCAGTCAACCAAACCTTAGCTAGGTCAATCAACACTACTTTAACAACCTTGCTGACACTATTGGCAATCTTTCTGTTTGGAGGAGAAACACTGAAAAACTTTGCCTTAGCTTTAATTATTGGCTTTACGGCAGGAGCTTATTCGAGTATTTTTATCGCCAGTACGCTTCTGAGTTTGTGGCGAGAACGTACAGGTAAATCAGTAGTGGTAGGAAGTACTGAGACAATTGATACATCAGCTAGTTCTCAGGATGGTTAA
- a CDS encoding L-threonylcarbamoyladenylate synthase, whose translation MTTVSLADLIAGARAGLLVSFPTDTVPALAALPEKAGLIFAAKQRSQDKPLILMAASAEDLWPYVKGSENEYKLWQEVVSKYWPGGLTLVLPASDRVPAAMNPSDPTTIGIRVPDSAIAQTILAQTGPLATTSANFSGQPPLSTITDIEAQFPEVLTLAATESLGEMSGVGVPSTVAKWTGINWQILRQGTIKLDFSAGK comes from the coding sequence ATGACTACAGTTTCCTTAGCAGACCTAATTGCAGGCGCACGCGCTGGTTTATTGGTGAGCTTTCCTACAGATACCGTTCCTGCACTCGCAGCTTTACCAGAAAAGGCAGGATTAATTTTTGCTGCTAAACAGCGCAGTCAGGATAAACCTTTGATTTTAATGGCAGCTAGCGCAGAGGATTTATGGCCATATGTCAAAGGTTCAGAGAATGAGTATAAATTGTGGCAAGAAGTAGTCAGCAAATATTGGCCGGGGGGATTGACATTGGTGTTACCAGCTAGCGATCGCGTCCCAGCAGCAATGAACCCCAGCGATCCAACAACAATTGGCATCCGCGTCCCTGATAGCGCGATCGCTCAAACTATTTTGGCTCAAACAGGCCCTCTTGCTACTACTAGTGCTAATTTTTCGGGTCAGCCGCCATTGTCAACGATAACAGACATTGAAGCTCAGTTTCCTGAAGTTCTGACTTTGGCAGCTACAGAATCTCTAGGCGAGATGTCAGGGGTTGGTGTACCGTCCACCGTGGCTAAATGGACAGGAATAAATTGGCAAATTTTGCGTCAAGGTACTATCAAATTAGATTTTTCAGCGGGAAAATAA